From a region of the Phragmites australis chromosome 21, lpPhrAust1.1, whole genome shotgun sequence genome:
- the LOC133903392 gene encoding plant intracellular Ras-group-related LRR protein 5-like isoform X2 has product MSPAAGMSSAAAEAVEELTRLYRELPPRPAVEEVEAAAAVLASADAEEEARLAEIARGDAAARARAGEEGVPAELLAVLGEARRNAVRLRALQQRKEAAHVVELERWFKVFDGLIQRASRVVSSGEGGGSGEGGGDGMVVNEVVEVEAAVAAAAVEIDRGSKGGLGLEAKAVSSLRRAGSAGSGTEKLSLIQVASLIESSAKKGTTELNLRGKLVDQIEWLPVSLGKLQDATELDLSENRIMALPSTIGSLRYLTKLDLHSNQLINLPDTFGELSSLIDLDLHSNQLKSLPTSFGNLTSLANLDLSSNLLKVLPDCLGKLTNLRRLIVEMNELEELPYTIGSCTSLLELRLDFNQLKALPEALGKLENLEILTLHYNKIKGLPTTIGQLTKLRELDVSFNEVEAIPENICFAASLVKLNVSRNFADLRALPKSIGELEMLEELDISSNQIRVLPDSFRFLRKLRVFHADETPLEVPPREVVKLGAQEVVTYMNSMVAARGASHKKTDGKSFWAWLRSLFGCCKKDQEVESVPA; this is encoded by the exons AtgtcgccggcggcggggatgtcgtcggcggcggcggaggctgtGGAAGAGCTCACGAGGCTCTACCGGGAGCTGCCTCCGCGGCCGgccgtggaggaggtggaggcggcggccgcggtGCTGGCCTCGGCggacgcggaggaggaggcgcgccTCGCCGAGATCGCAAGGGGGGatgcggcggcgcgggcgcgggcagGGGAGGAGGGGGTGCCCGCCGAGCTCCTCGCCGTGCTGGGGGAAGCCAGGCGCAACGCCGTGCGGCTCCGCGCGCTGCAGCAGCGGAAGGAAGCCGCGCACGTGGTCGAGCTCGAGAGGTGGTTCAAGGTGTTCGACGGCCTCATCCAGAGGGCCTCGCGGGTGGTGTCCTCCGGTGAAGGAGGCGGTAGCGGCGAAGGCGGGGGTGATGGTATGGTCGTCAACGAGGtcgtggaggtggaggcggcggtggccgcgGCGGCCGTGGAGATTGACCGTGGAAGCAAGGGTGGATTGGGCTTGGAAGCCAAGGCTGTCTCCTCGCTGCGTCGTGCTGGTTCTGCAG GTAGTGGCACGGAAAAGTTGAGCCTTATCCAAGTGGCAAGCCTTATAGAGTCATCAGCGAAGAAAGGGACTACAGAGCTCAATCTCCGAGGAAAACTGGTAGACCAAATCGAGTGGCTCCCTGTCTCACTTGGGAAGTTACAAGATGCTACTGAGCTTGATCTATCTGAGAATAGGATCATGGCACTCCCATCAACAATCGGTAGCCTTAGATACTTGACGAAGCTCGACCTCCACTCAAACCAGCTGATCAATCTGCCTGATACGTTTGGGGAACTCTCCAGCTTAATTGATCTTGACTTGCATTCAAACCAGCTTAAGTCTCTTCCTACATCATTTGGAAATCTCACGAGCCTGGCAAATCTTGACCTGAGCTCGAATCTGTTGAAGGTCCTTCCTGATTGCTTAGGAAAGTTGACAAACTTGAGAAGGTTAATTGTTGAGATGAACGAGCTTGAGGAGCTACCCTATACTATTGGATCTTGCACTTCTCTTTTGGAGCTTAGATTAGATTTCAATCAGCTAAAAGCCCTTCCAGAAGCTCTTGGGAAGTTGGAAAATCTGGAAATCCTCACATTACACTACAACAAAATCAAAGGCCTTCCTACAACAATTGGACAGCTTACCAAACTCAGAGAGCTGGATGTCAGTTTCAATGAAGTTGAAGCGATCCCTGAGAACATTTGCTTTGCAGCCAGCCTTGTGAAGTTGAATGTCAGCAGGAACTTTGCTGACTTAAGAGCACTACCAAAATCAATAGGGGAACTTGAGATGCTAGAGGAGCTGGACATTAGTAGTAACCAGATAAGAGTACTGCCAGATTCATTCAGGTTTCTTCGGAAGCTTCGTGTATTTCACGCCGATGAAACTCCACTGGAAGTACCACCAAGAGAAGTTGTGAAATTAGGGGCTCAG GAGGTGGTTACATACATGAATAGTATGGTTGCTGCAAGAGGAGCAAGCCACAAGAAAACAGATGGAAAGAGCTTCTGGGCCTGGCTTCGCTCACTGTTTGGCTGCTGCAAAAAGGACCAAGAAGTGGAATCGGTTCCAGCTTAG
- the LOC133903392 gene encoding plant intracellular Ras-group-related LRR protein 5-like isoform X1, producing MSPAAGMSSAAAEAVEELTRLYRELPPRPAVEEVEAAAAVLASADAEEEARLAEIARGDAAARARAGEEGVPAELLAVLGEARRNAVRLRALQQRKEAAHVVELERWFKVFDGLIQRASRVVSSGEGGGSGEGGGDGMVVNEVVEVEAAVAAAAVEIDRGSKGGLGLEAKAVSSLRRAGSAAGSGTEKLSLIQVASLIESSAKKGTTELNLRGKLVDQIEWLPVSLGKLQDATELDLSENRIMALPSTIGSLRYLTKLDLHSNQLINLPDTFGELSSLIDLDLHSNQLKSLPTSFGNLTSLANLDLSSNLLKVLPDCLGKLTNLRRLIVEMNELEELPYTIGSCTSLLELRLDFNQLKALPEALGKLENLEILTLHYNKIKGLPTTIGQLTKLRELDVSFNEVEAIPENICFAASLVKLNVSRNFADLRALPKSIGELEMLEELDISSNQIRVLPDSFRFLRKLRVFHADETPLEVPPREVVKLGAQEVVTYMNSMVAARGASHKKTDGKSFWAWLRSLFGCCKKDQEVESVPA from the exons AtgtcgccggcggcggggatgtcgtcggcggcggcggaggctgtGGAAGAGCTCACGAGGCTCTACCGGGAGCTGCCTCCGCGGCCGgccgtggaggaggtggaggcggcggccgcggtGCTGGCCTCGGCggacgcggaggaggaggcgcgccTCGCCGAGATCGCAAGGGGGGatgcggcggcgcgggcgcgggcagGGGAGGAGGGGGTGCCCGCCGAGCTCCTCGCCGTGCTGGGGGAAGCCAGGCGCAACGCCGTGCGGCTCCGCGCGCTGCAGCAGCGGAAGGAAGCCGCGCACGTGGTCGAGCTCGAGAGGTGGTTCAAGGTGTTCGACGGCCTCATCCAGAGGGCCTCGCGGGTGGTGTCCTCCGGTGAAGGAGGCGGTAGCGGCGAAGGCGGGGGTGATGGTATGGTCGTCAACGAGGtcgtggaggtggaggcggcggtggccgcgGCGGCCGTGGAGATTGACCGTGGAAGCAAGGGTGGATTGGGCTTGGAAGCCAAGGCTGTCTCCTCGCTGCGTCGTGCTGGTTCTGCAG CAGGTAGTGGCACGGAAAAGTTGAGCCTTATCCAAGTGGCAAGCCTTATAGAGTCATCAGCGAAGAAAGGGACTACAGAGCTCAATCTCCGAGGAAAACTGGTAGACCAAATCGAGTGGCTCCCTGTCTCACTTGGGAAGTTACAAGATGCTACTGAGCTTGATCTATCTGAGAATAGGATCATGGCACTCCCATCAACAATCGGTAGCCTTAGATACTTGACGAAGCTCGACCTCCACTCAAACCAGCTGATCAATCTGCCTGATACGTTTGGGGAACTCTCCAGCTTAATTGATCTTGACTTGCATTCAAACCAGCTTAAGTCTCTTCCTACATCATTTGGAAATCTCACGAGCCTGGCAAATCTTGACCTGAGCTCGAATCTGTTGAAGGTCCTTCCTGATTGCTTAGGAAAGTTGACAAACTTGAGAAGGTTAATTGTTGAGATGAACGAGCTTGAGGAGCTACCCTATACTATTGGATCTTGCACTTCTCTTTTGGAGCTTAGATTAGATTTCAATCAGCTAAAAGCCCTTCCAGAAGCTCTTGGGAAGTTGGAAAATCTGGAAATCCTCACATTACACTACAACAAAATCAAAGGCCTTCCTACAACAATTGGACAGCTTACCAAACTCAGAGAGCTGGATGTCAGTTTCAATGAAGTTGAAGCGATCCCTGAGAACATTTGCTTTGCAGCCAGCCTTGTGAAGTTGAATGTCAGCAGGAACTTTGCTGACTTAAGAGCACTACCAAAATCAATAGGGGAACTTGAGATGCTAGAGGAGCTGGACATTAGTAGTAACCAGATAAGAGTACTGCCAGATTCATTCAGGTTTCTTCGGAAGCTTCGTGTATTTCACGCCGATGAAACTCCACTGGAAGTACCACCAAGAGAAGTTGTGAAATTAGGGGCTCAG GAGGTGGTTACATACATGAATAGTATGGTTGCTGCAAGAGGAGCAAGCCACAAGAAAACAGATGGAAAGAGCTTCTGGGCCTGGCTTCGCTCACTGTTTGGCTGCTGCAAAAAGGACCAAGAAGTGGAATCGGTTCCAGCTTAG